One region of Juglans microcarpa x Juglans regia isolate MS1-56 chromosome 7S, Jm3101_v1.0, whole genome shotgun sequence genomic DNA includes:
- the LOC121241375 gene encoding peroxidase A2-like isoform X2: MSCFCFLGDTSSPILSSTFYDETCPNVTSIIRGVIDNALLSDSRIGASLLRLHFHDCFVNGCDGSLLLNNSDTIDSEKEAARNNNSVRGFGVVDDIKTALESACPGIVSCADIVTIAAEESVSAAGGPSWTVLLGRRDGTTANRTGADISLPSAVDTLDTLKSIFSAVGLNTTDLVSLSGAHTFGRAQCLTFSGRLYNFNNTGNPDDTLNSTYLETLQGICPQNGTGTGLTNLDLTTPDTFDNNYFSNLQLENGLLQTDQELFSTTGADTIDIVNSFSSDQSAFFASFVESMLKMGNISVLTGSEGEVRLNCGIVNTDSSGSESFLHSSIETRDDAEYKYAI, from the exons ATGTCTTGCTTTTGCTTCCTCGGGGACACGTCCAGTCCAATA CTTTCCTCAACATTTTATGACGAAACATGTCCAAACGTGACGAGCATCATACGTGGTGTCATCGACAATGCGTTGCTGAGCGATTCCAGGATTGGTGCCAGCCTTCTTAGGCTTCATTTCCATGACTGCTTTGTCAAT GGTTGTGATGGATCTCTTTTACTGAACAACAGTGACACCATAGACAGCGAAAAAGAAGCTGCCCGAAATAATAACTCCGTCAGGGGCTTTGGCGTTGTTGATGATATAAAGACTGCGTTGGAAAGTGCTTGTCCCGGCATAGTTTCCTGCGCTGATATTGTCACCATTGCAGCGGAAGAATCAGTTTCAGCG GCAGGGGGTCCTTCGTGGACAGTTTTACTGGGAAGAAGGGACGGCACAACAGCCAACCGTACTGGTGCTGATATTTCCCTTCCAAGCGCCGTCGATACCCTTGACACTCTTAAATCTATCTTCTCAGCCGTGGGGCTGAACACCACCGATCTGGTTTCCCTCTCAG GCGCTCACACGTTTGGACGCGCACAGTGTCTGACTTTCAGTGGCCGATTGTACAACTTCAACAACACAGGTAATCCTGATGACACCCTGAACTCAACCTACTTGGAAACTCTCCAAGGAATATGCCCCCAGAATGGAACTGGGACTGGCTTGACGAACCTCGACCTCACAACACCCGATACTTTTGACAACAATTACTTCTCCAATCTTCAACTTGAGAACGGATTACTGCAGACTGATCAAGAGCTGTTCTCAACGACAGGTGCGGACACCATTGATATTGTCAACAGCTTTAGTAGTGATCAGAGTGCTTTCTTTGCCAGCTTCGTGGAGTCGATGCTTAAAATGGGGAATATCAGTGTATTAACGGGGTCGGAAGGAGAAGTTAGATTGAACTGCGGCATAGTGAATACAGACTCTTCTGGATCAGAAAGCTTTTTACATAGCTCGATTGAAACCAGAGATGATGCTGAGTACAAATATGCCATATAA
- the LOC121241375 gene encoding peroxidase A2-like isoform X1 has product MSSSHCNAIVLFFIAFLLGGISVSHAQLSSTFYDETCPNVTSIIRGVIDNALLSDSRIGASLLRLHFHDCFVNGCDGSLLLNNSDTIDSEKEAARNNNSVRGFGVVDDIKTALESACPGIVSCADIVTIAAEESVSAAGGPSWTVLLGRRDGTTANRTGADISLPSAVDTLDTLKSIFSAVGLNTTDLVSLSGAHTFGRAQCLTFSGRLYNFNNTGNPDDTLNSTYLETLQGICPQNGTGTGLTNLDLTTPDTFDNNYFSNLQLENGLLQTDQELFSTTGADTIDIVNSFSSDQSAFFASFVESMLKMGNISVLTGSEGEVRLNCGIVNTDSSGSESFLHSSIETRDDAEYKYAI; this is encoded by the exons ATGTCTTCTTCCCACTGCAATGCGATAGTTCTATTCTTCATTGCATTCTTGCTGGGAGGAATATCAGTATCCCATGCCCAGCTTTCCTCAACATTTTATGACGAAACATGTCCAAACGTGACGAGCATCATACGTGGTGTCATCGACAATGCGTTGCTGAGCGATTCCAGGATTGGTGCCAGCCTTCTTAGGCTTCATTTCCATGACTGCTTTGTCAAT GGTTGTGATGGATCTCTTTTACTGAACAACAGTGACACCATAGACAGCGAAAAAGAAGCTGCCCGAAATAATAACTCCGTCAGGGGCTTTGGCGTTGTTGATGATATAAAGACTGCGTTGGAAAGTGCTTGTCCCGGCATAGTTTCCTGCGCTGATATTGTCACCATTGCAGCGGAAGAATCAGTTTCAGCG GCAGGGGGTCCTTCGTGGACAGTTTTACTGGGAAGAAGGGACGGCACAACAGCCAACCGTACTGGTGCTGATATTTCCCTTCCAAGCGCCGTCGATACCCTTGACACTCTTAAATCTATCTTCTCAGCCGTGGGGCTGAACACCACCGATCTGGTTTCCCTCTCAG GCGCTCACACGTTTGGACGCGCACAGTGTCTGACTTTCAGTGGCCGATTGTACAACTTCAACAACACAGGTAATCCTGATGACACCCTGAACTCAACCTACTTGGAAACTCTCCAAGGAATATGCCCCCAGAATGGAACTGGGACTGGCTTGACGAACCTCGACCTCACAACACCCGATACTTTTGACAACAATTACTTCTCCAATCTTCAACTTGAGAACGGATTACTGCAGACTGATCAAGAGCTGTTCTCAACGACAGGTGCGGACACCATTGATATTGTCAACAGCTTTAGTAGTGATCAGAGTGCTTTCTTTGCCAGCTTCGTGGAGTCGATGCTTAAAATGGGGAATATCAGTGTATTAACGGGGTCGGAAGGAGAAGTTAGATTGAACTGCGGCATAGTGAATACAGACTCTTCTGGATCAGAAAGCTTTTTACATAGCTCGATTGAAACCAGAGATGATGCTGAGTACAAATATGCCATATAA